The following coding sequences are from one Deinococcus roseus window:
- a CDS encoding response regulator transcription factor encodes MERKPLVLVIEDEKDIARFIELELAAEGYATEVAFDGVTGLSKFREVNPDLVILDLMLPVLDGLEVARRIRKTSNTPILILTAKDSIQDKVEGLDAGADDYLIKPFSIEELLARVRAHLRRVNPAVTGEVRVADLVMNLDGREIFRGGRRVELSAKEFELLELLARNPGKVFSRFEIEEKVWPEYTGGSNVVDVYIGYLRRKLEEGGERRLIHTVRGVGYVLREE; translated from the coding sequence ATGGAACGCAAACCCCTGGTGCTCGTGATCGAAGACGAAAAAGACATCGCACGCTTCATTGAACTTGAACTTGCCGCCGAAGGTTACGCCACCGAAGTTGCTTTCGACGGAGTGACCGGACTCTCCAAATTCCGTGAAGTCAACCCCGATCTGGTGATTCTGGATTTGATGCTTCCTGTGCTGGACGGACTGGAAGTCGCCAGACGCATCCGAAAAACCAGCAACACCCCCATCCTGATCCTCACCGCCAAAGACAGCATCCAGGACAAAGTGGAAGGCCTGGACGCTGGTGCAGACGACTACCTGATCAAACCCTTCTCCATTGAAGAACTGCTGGCCCGCGTGCGTGCTCACCTGCGCCGCGTCAACCCTGCTGTCACCGGAGAGGTGCGCGTGGCAGACCTGGTGATGAACCTCGATGGCCGCGAAATCTTCCGGGGGGGCCGCCGTGTGGAGCTCTCCGCCAAGGAATTTGAATTGCTGGAACTGCTGGCCCGCAACCCCGGCAAGGTGTTCTCCCGTTTTGAAATCGAGGAGAAAGTCTGGCCCGAATACACCGGGGGCAGCAACGTGGTGGACGTGTACATCGGCTACCTGCGCCGCAAACTGGAAGAAGGCGGAGAACGCCGCCTGATCCACACCGTGCGTGGCGTGGGGTACGTGCTGCGGGAAGAATGA
- a CDS encoding response regulator transcription factor: MRVLLLEDDERIRSPLARYLREEGYAVDEAADATTAQTLVGLYPFDVMIADIRLPEGPDAGFELVKRIRADDFSFPILFLSARDSLQDKLHGLQLGGDDYLVKPFHLQEVTARIRAILRRGKTLTPQETLHEDLKFDWANRRFFKGTQEVHLTGKEMGLLELLSSNPGRLYTREEIVDRVWDSSFDAETNVIDVYVRNLRRKLGDGVIETVRGVGYRFPTP; encoded by the coding sequence ATGCGAGTGCTGTTGCTGGAAGACGACGAACGGATCCGTTCCCCACTGGCACGTTACCTGCGTGAAGAGGGCTACGCCGTGGACGAAGCCGCAGATGCCACCACCGCCCAGACCCTGGTGGGGCTGTACCCCTTCGATGTGATGATTGCCGACATCCGCCTCCCGGAAGGACCCGATGCCGGTTTCGAGCTGGTGAAACGCATCCGGGCAGATGATTTCAGTTTTCCCATCCTGTTCCTGAGCGCCAGAGACAGCCTGCAGGACAAACTGCACGGCTTGCAACTGGGTGGAGACGACTACCTGGTCAAACCCTTCCACCTGCAGGAGGTGACTGCCCGCATCCGGGCCATCCTGCGGCGCGGCAAAACCCTCACCCCCCAGGAAACCCTCCATGAGGACCTGAAGTTCGACTGGGCCAACCGCAGGTTCTTCAAAGGCACCCAGGAGGTGCACCTGACCGGCAAAGAAATGGGTTTGCTGGAACTGCTCAGCAGCAACCCCGGACGCCTTTACACCCGTGAAGAAATTGTGGACCGGGTGTGGGATTCCTCTTTTGATGCCGAAACCAACGTGATCGACGTGTACGTCAGGAACCTGCGGCGTAAACTGGGAGATGGTGTGATCGAAACGGTGCGCGGCGTGGGCTACCGCTTCCCCACCCCCTGA
- the ttcA gene encoding tRNA 2-thiocytidine(32) synthetase TtcA: protein MQHENMQDNPLQDSLHTTDTTDTTEGTEGTEKSYSGNFFRLKRQLERQVAQAITDYGMIDDGDTVLVCLSGGKDSYTMLDTLMELQKRAPIDFKLIAMNLDQKQPGFPSHILPEYLKNLGVEYRILEQDTYSVVKEKIPEGKTMCSLCSRLRRGAIYTFAREIGANKIALGHHRDDILETFFMNMFFGSRLKAMPPKLVSDDGQNVVIRPLAYCTEKDIERYARAREFPIIPCNLCGSQENLQRRIVGEMLESWERQSPGRLNNIFRALSHVSASHLLDPGLFDFRGLTRDTVVPEGDIAFDQQDFKPERFEDALEELPLI, encoded by the coding sequence ATGCAGCACGAAAACATGCAGGACAACCCCCTTCAGGACAGCCTTCACACCACAGACACCACAGACACCACAGAGGGCACAGAGGGCACAGAAAAAAGTTACTCCGGAAACTTCTTCCGGCTGAAACGGCAACTGGAACGCCAGGTGGCCCAGGCCATCACCGACTACGGCATGATCGACGATGGAGACACCGTGCTGGTGTGCCTCTCGGGAGGCAAGGACTCCTACACCATGCTGGACACCCTCATGGAGTTGCAGAAGCGGGCACCCATCGACTTCAAACTGATCGCCATGAACCTCGATCAGAAACAGCCCGGCTTTCCCAGCCACATTCTTCCTGAGTACCTGAAGAACCTGGGCGTGGAGTACCGCATCCTGGAGCAGGACACCTACAGCGTGGTGAAAGAGAAAATCCCCGAAGGCAAAACCATGTGCAGTTTGTGTTCCAGACTGCGCCGGGGGGCCATCTACACCTTCGCCAGAGAGATCGGGGCCAACAAGATCGCGCTGGGGCACCACCGGGACGACATCCTGGAAACCTTCTTCATGAACATGTTCTTTGGAAGCCGCCTGAAAGCCATGCCCCCCAAACTGGTCTCTGATGACGGCCAGAATGTGGTGATCCGCCCGCTGGCCTACTGCACCGAGAAGGACATCGAGCGTTACGCCCGTGCCCGCGAATTCCCCATCATTCCCTGCAACCTGTGCGGCTCTCAGGAGAATTTGCAGCGCAGAATCGTCGGGGAAATGCTGGAAAGCTGGGAGCGCCAGAGTCCGGGCCGCCTCAACAACATCTTCCGTGCCCTCAGCCATGTCAGTGCCAGCCATTTGCTGGACCCTGGCCTCTTTGACTTTCGGGGGCTCACCCGAGACACCGTGGTCCCCGAGGGAGACATTGCTTTTGACCAGCAGGATTTCAAGCCAGAGCGGTTTGAGGATGCGCTGGAAGAGTTGCCTTTGATCTGA
- a CDS encoding PadR family transcriptional regulator encodes MDSNTKLMALDLVLLSVLEAQPAYGLEILQRIQDRTGADYEFKEGSLYPALHRMVKQGWLDSSWGESQKGGAPRRYYSLSVLGREALKQKKIEWSKLRQAMDGLLGGT; translated from the coding sequence ATGGATTCAAACACCAAGCTGATGGCACTGGACCTGGTGCTGCTCAGTGTGCTGGAAGCCCAGCCTGCTTATGGTCTGGAGATCCTGCAGCGCATTCAGGACCGCACGGGCGCAGATTACGAATTCAAAGAGGGAAGCCTGTACCCGGCGCTGCACCGCATGGTCAAACAGGGCTGGCTGGACAGCAGCTGGGGAGAATCCCAGAAAGGCGGAGCCCCCAGACGCTACTACAGCCTGAGTGTGCTGGGCAGGGAAGCCCTGAAGCAGAAAAAAATTGAATGGTCGAAGCTCAGGCAGGCCATGGACGGTTTGCTGGGAGGAACATGA
- a CDS encoding UvrD-helicase domain-containing protein — MRRIVVGAAGSGKTTAVLKHAWKHAKDGVTLFCLPHQRQDLVKRLSEEPTLNVRVTDLQSVAYEVLERGGNEKNFLSIPGRVALLGRLLMSDRKDYPTPGEAALYAHAIGDLKKQNVAGKLDPRKVGAQGKHLLGLAARYQQELQERHLLDLDDVRLLASELLENGLQWSARPQHLLIDGYSELNPLELRLIRALALTSRSLILTLPANAPYPYQTRLGKKDLEGYADFLKASVTELSYKALPAFTVQVYPNVTREARQVVAQVKAALLEGIPASEMAVVVPRDSATANLLKLAEEARIPLLDEQPGTPVDSFHGRKLMTLLSTRRRNYPTRDLFDLSMFYEGLNRVAEELEGRGLNGIHAHLLEDVNRESLSLLMLETAPTDGSSQGWLNWIETLLDRIKHPESSRDPIRIMAREVFELIPAEKQKHTVLEDWLMALLPSVAMTRERQEGVRVLTPEQITGRRFQKLWLMNATEHQYLLEEKEDFFFTEEERLNLGLPRSMRGIAESLFYEVFTRALQVTLSYASADRDGVQRPHRLLAQMGQATTPQVMPMSPLEYALSTRDIKLGSPDWWSKVPPVQENRAWMLTRYLPCKLRGYLSSHTEKPFGGLFSRQDRTRMERLLRQSAWEAQPEPVLDGVYSDHFKQQVARHLKDNLPPRPDLPNLRVFRDFKLGEFRFRPHAYQPFNDTRKANIYVVTQEPDIRTLLKNNPEHLWVYAAFQQAGWDTELYTWDLYAKPRRRSVFDNQARDAWKQLHDLKDSLAAGDVTPSAGFHCFDCTFKQVCRIG, encoded by the coding sequence ATGAGGCGGATTGTGGTGGGCGCAGCAGGCAGTGGCAAGACCACGGCTGTGCTCAAACACGCCTGGAAGCACGCAAAAGACGGAGTGACGCTGTTCTGTTTGCCGCACCAGAGGCAGGATCTGGTCAAACGCCTCTCCGAAGAGCCCACCCTGAATGTGCGGGTCACCGACCTGCAGAGCGTGGCTTACGAGGTGCTGGAAAGAGGGGGCAACGAGAAGAACTTTCTCAGCATTCCAGGACGGGTGGCGTTGCTGGGCCGTCTGCTGATGTCGGACCGCAAAGATTACCCCACCCCTGGTGAGGCTGCCCTGTATGCCCATGCCATTGGGGACCTCAAGAAACAGAATGTGGCGGGAAAACTGGATCCCCGCAAAGTGGGAGCGCAGGGGAAACACCTGCTGGGCCTTGCTGCCCGCTACCAGCAGGAACTGCAGGAACGTCACCTGCTGGACCTGGACGATGTGCGCCTGCTGGCCAGTGAACTGCTGGAAAATGGCCTGCAGTGGTCTGCCCGTCCTCAACACCTGCTGATTGATGGGTACAGCGAACTGAATCCTCTGGAGTTGCGCCTGATCCGTGCGCTGGCCCTGACCTCCAGGAGCCTGATCCTGACCCTGCCTGCCAATGCGCCCTATCCTTACCAGACCCGTCTGGGAAAAAAAGACCTGGAAGGTTACGCAGATTTTCTGAAGGCCAGTGTGACCGAACTGTCTTACAAGGCGCTGCCTGCCTTCACAGTGCAGGTGTACCCCAACGTCACCCGGGAAGCCCGTCAGGTGGTGGCACAGGTGAAAGCCGCATTGTTGGAAGGCATTCCGGCCAGCGAGATGGCTGTGGTGGTGCCCAGAGACAGCGCCACAGCGAATTTGCTCAAACTGGCAGAGGAAGCCCGCATTCCCCTGCTGGACGAGCAGCCAGGCACGCCTGTGGACAGTTTCCATGGCCGCAAACTGATGACCCTGCTTTCCACCCGCAGGCGCAATTACCCCACCCGTGACCTCTTTGACCTCTCCATGTTCTATGAGGGATTGAACAGGGTGGCAGAAGAGCTGGAGGGGCGTGGTCTGAACGGCATCCATGCCCATCTGCTGGAGGATGTGAACCGGGAGTCTTTGAGCCTGTTGATGCTGGAAACGGCTCCCACCGATGGCAGTTCCCAGGGCTGGCTGAACTGGATTGAAACTTTGCTGGACCGCATCAAACACCCGGAGTCCAGCCGGGACCCCATCCGCATCATGGCCCGTGAGGTGTTTGAACTGATTCCGGCAGAGAAACAGAAACACACGGTGCTGGAAGACTGGCTGATGGCATTGTTGCCCAGTGTGGCCATGACCCGGGAACGGCAGGAAGGGGTGCGGGTGCTCACCCCGGAGCAAATCACCGGCAGGCGTTTTCAGAAACTCTGGCTGATGAATGCCACCGAACACCAGTACCTGCTGGAAGAAAAAGAGGATTTCTTCTTCACCGAAGAGGAACGCCTGAACCTGGGTTTGCCCCGCAGCATGAGGGGCATTGCAGAAAGCCTCTTTTATGAGGTTTTCACCCGTGCACTGCAGGTGACGCTCAGTTATGCCAGTGCAGACCGCGATGGGGTGCAGCGTCCCCACCGCCTGCTGGCCCAGATGGGGCAGGCCACCACCCCGCAGGTGATGCCCATGAGCCCGCTGGAATACGCCCTGTCCACCCGGGACATCAAACTGGGCAGCCCGGACTGGTGGAGCAAGGTGCCTCCGGTGCAGGAAAACCGCGCCTGGATGCTGACCCGTTACCTGCCCTGCAAGCTGCGTGGTTACCTCAGCAGCCACACCGAAAAACCCTTTGGAGGGCTGTTCAGCAGGCAGGACCGCACCCGCATGGAACGCCTGCTCAGGCAATCTGCCTGGGAGGCCCAGCCTGAACCTGTGCTGGATGGGGTGTACTCCGACCACTTCAAGCAGCAGGTGGCAAGGCACCTGAAAGACAACCTGCCTCCCAGGCCGGATTTGCCCAATTTGCGGGTCTTCAGGGATTTCAAGCTGGGGGAATTTCGTTTCCGGCCCCATGCCTACCAGCCCTTCAATGACACCCGCAAAGCCAACATCTATGTGGTCACCCAGGAACCGGACATCCGCACCCTGCTCAAAAACAACCCCGAGCACCTGTGGGTCTACGCAGCTTTTCAGCAGGCTGGCTGGGACACCGAACTGTACACCTGGGATCTGTATGCCAAACCCAGACGCCGCAGTGTCTTTGACAACCAGGCCAGAGACGCCTGGAAGCAACTGCATGACCTGAAAGACAGCCTTGCTGCTGGAGATGTCACTCCCAGCGCAGGGTTTCACTGTTTTGATTGCACCTTCAAGCAGGTGTGCCGGATCGGGTGA
- the mqnP gene encoding menaquinone biosynthesis prenyltransferase MqnP — MQARLKTYLDFVRFEHTIFALPFAYAGMFFAAQSQGRWPTWLEFLWITLAMAGARTAAMAANRLIDAGIDAANPRTAKREIPSGKIKPLQATVLTLISLGVLWFAAAQLNPLALKLLPIAVVFLILYPYTKRFTWLCHVWLGITDGAAAAGGWIAITGMWHPGAIALWLVVVFWMVGLDVIYATQDHDFDTQNRVQSIPARFGIPAALKISAWSHFLTFALLVYSGYVIGTSWAFYLAAVVMGGILLYEHRIINPKDLTKVNIAFFDANSWLALTMLVGTVLDVILR; from the coding sequence GTGCAAGCGAGACTGAAAACCTACCTGGACTTCGTCCGGTTCGAACACACCATCTTTGCCCTTCCCTTCGCATATGCAGGCATGTTTTTTGCAGCCCAGTCCCAGGGCAGGTGGCCCACCTGGCTGGAATTCCTGTGGATCACCCTGGCGATGGCCGGAGCCAGAACCGCAGCCATGGCGGCCAACCGCCTGATCGATGCGGGCATCGATGCCGCCAATCCCAGAACGGCAAAACGGGAAATTCCCAGCGGCAAAATCAAACCCCTGCAGGCCACCGTGCTGACCCTGATCTCGCTGGGGGTTTTGTGGTTTGCTGCTGCACAACTGAATCCGCTGGCCTTAAAACTGCTGCCCATTGCAGTGGTCTTTCTGATCCTCTATCCCTACACCAAGCGCTTCACCTGGCTGTGCCATGTCTGGCTGGGCATCACCGATGGAGCCGCAGCAGCAGGGGGCTGGATTGCCATCACAGGCATGTGGCACCCTGGAGCCATCGCCCTGTGGCTGGTGGTGGTTTTCTGGATGGTCGGTCTGGACGTGATTTACGCCACCCAGGACCATGACTTTGACACCCAAAACCGGGTGCAGAGCATTCCAGCCCGTTTTGGCATTCCTGCAGCCCTGAAAATCTCTGCCTGGTCGCACTTCCTGACCTTTGCCCTGCTGGTTTACTCGGGGTATGTGATTGGCACCAGCTGGGCGTTTTATCTGGCAGCCGTGGTGATGGGCGGGATTCTGCTGTACGAGCACCGCATCATCAACCCAAAAGACCTCACCAAAGTGAACATCGCTTTTTTTGATGCCAACAGCTGGCTGGCGCTCACCATGCTGGTGGGAACTGTGCTGGATGTGATTTTGCGGTGA
- a CDS encoding permease prefix domain 1-containing protein, translated as MNTSKPLKPSKPLKPSKPSKQLQKYLLQATRGLPHQERLLTMAELKSHLLERIEQHQQQGYSFEEAQSIALEQLGGQHGLSRQLNFAHWTLPAGWTTLGITLTLLGGMVWNRAQAQTSQQNGQATRQMQPLHFAGTIGEAQNEIELQFVLAGKPDLEQRIKAQGKVRFEVDTRPLDPCDSGQQVVLSLNWPSGHFETSDCWTGTERLSLKPGQLVMHRNQDEMQVRLK; from the coding sequence ATGAACACTTCAAAGCCTTTAAAACCTTCAAAGCCTTTAAAACCTTCAAAGCCTTCAAAGCAATTGCAAAAATACCTTTTGCAGGCCACCCGGGGTTTGCCCCACCAGGAACGCCTGCTGACCATGGCAGAACTGAAAAGCCACCTGCTGGAACGCATCGAACAACACCAGCAGCAGGGGTACAGTTTTGAGGAGGCACAGAGCATTGCCCTGGAGCAATTGGGAGGGCAGCATGGACTCTCCCGCCAGCTGAATTTTGCCCACTGGACCCTTCCAGCAGGCTGGACCACCCTGGGAATCACCCTCACGTTGCTGGGAGGCATGGTCTGGAACAGGGCGCAAGCCCAGACCTCCCAGCAAAATGGTCAGGCAACAAGGCAGATGCAGCCTTTGCATTTTGCAGGGACCATTGGAGAAGCCCAAAACGAGATCGAACTTCAGTTTGTTTTGGCAGGAAAACCAGATCTGGAGCAGAGGATCAAGGCCCAGGGCAAAGTGCGTTTTGAGGTGGACACCCGACCCCTGGACCCCTGTGACTCTGGGCAGCAGGTGGTGCTGAGCCTGAACTGGCCTTCTGGACACTTTGAAACCAGCGACTGCTGGACCGGAACCGAAAGACTGTCCCTGAAACCCGGACAGCTTGTGATGCACAGAAATCAAGATGAAATGCAGGTGCGCTTGAAATGA
- a CDS encoding adenylate/guanylate cyclase domain-containing protein produces MGTPTKQFVTVVFMDLVGSTALAQRMTLEQYGELMSEVLQVGYLRVALFGGRVLQHQGDALVCLFDGNKVESALRLAQECHKRIHEIGAAQRIGAHLQLRIGVATGEVLSLNAGVTLAVYGLPVNMSRRLCSRANPDMTLVCERTYQASPPEAVFSEFDGEALKDFANENVYEFHWV; encoded by the coding sequence ATGGGAACCCCGACCAAACAATTTGTCACGGTGGTTTTCATGGATCTGGTGGGTTCCACCGCCCTGGCCCAGCGCATGACGCTGGAGCAATACGGCGAACTCATGAGTGAAGTCCTGCAGGTGGGTTACCTGCGGGTGGCCTTGTTTGGCGGGCGGGTGCTGCAACACCAGGGGGATGCTCTGGTGTGCCTTTTTGATGGCAACAAGGTGGAAAGCGCCCTCAGGCTGGCCCAGGAGTGTCACAAACGCATCCATGAGATTGGTGCCGCCCAGCGCATTGGGGCGCACCTGCAGTTGCGCATTGGGGTGGCCACCGGAGAGGTGCTGTCCCTGAATGCCGGGGTGACCCTGGCGGTGTATGGCCTTCCGGTGAACATGAGCCGCAGGCTGTGCTCCCGGGCCAACCCGGACATGACCCTGGTGTGTGAGAGAACCTATCAGGCGTCTCCTCCAGAAGCGGTGTTCTCTGAATTTGATGGTGAAGCCCTGAAGGATTTTGCCAACGAGAACGTCTACGAGTTTCACTGGGTCTAG
- a CDS encoding sensor histidine kinase, which produces MTLRWRLTLLYTTVMGLILSFIMLTVFSVMTRIIDTNIRTDLIRSMDQGIKVNNIQGVPYSWTLNFGNAWVLLSDLYGQVDVYFFPEAELPNLTQQNLEPSHLEMSPNLARTLASGKNLQLSTSEYAQIIRNGKDEPYFTEMDIRTDNQIKHLQVIARLMPVQLPNIGVYSGVVLLARDVTEIEDVFTALKTVLFFVTLLAIVGMGITIYGVSARALKPLRYVQAAAETITEKNLSSRVPVPNTHDEVESLATTINDVLARLENSFEMQRHFTSDASHELRTPVTAIGGHAGYLLRRTNPTPQQAESLTIIKNESERLSHLIQSLLELARADAGSVAMNLQPMLALAFMEDLRRELKPILGQAELEVGGQEFAFMADPARMKQVMINLVSNALKAGSSKVTLEAHLEGKQVHFVIRDNGPGIAQEHLSKLFDRFYRVQESRSRDEGGSGLGLSIVKTIIDAHQGRVWFESKVGEGTRVHVLLPYKEVVVEE; this is translated from the coding sequence ATGACTTTACGCTGGCGATTGACCCTGCTCTACACCACCGTGATGGGCCTGATTCTCAGTTTCATCATGCTCACCGTGTTCAGTGTGATGACCCGCATCATCGACACCAACATCCGCACCGACCTGATCCGCAGCATGGACCAGGGCATCAAGGTCAACAACATTCAGGGCGTGCCTTACAGCTGGACGCTCAATTTTGGCAACGCCTGGGTGTTGCTTTCAGACCTTTATGGGCAGGTGGATGTGTATTTCTTTCCAGAAGCGGAATTGCCCAACCTCACCCAGCAAAACCTGGAGCCCAGCCACCTGGAAATGAGCCCCAACCTGGCCCGCACCCTCGCTTCAGGAAAAAACCTGCAGCTCTCCACCAGTGAGTATGCCCAGATCATTCGCAATGGCAAGGACGAACCTTACTTCACGGAAATGGACATCCGCACCGACAACCAGATCAAACACCTGCAGGTGATTGCCCGTCTGATGCCTGTGCAACTCCCCAACATCGGGGTGTACAGCGGGGTGGTCCTGCTGGCCCGTGATGTCACCGAGATTGAAGATGTCTTCACCGCACTGAAAACCGTGCTGTTCTTTGTGACCCTGCTGGCCATTGTGGGGATGGGAATCACCATTTACGGGGTCTCTGCCCGTGCCCTCAAACCCCTGCGTTATGTGCAGGCCGCTGCAGAAACCATCACCGAGAAGAACCTCAGTTCCCGCGTCCCTGTTCCCAACACCCACGACGAGGTGGAGTCTCTGGCCACCACCATCAACGATGTGCTGGCCCGACTGGAAAATTCTTTTGAAATGCAGCGTCACTTCACCAGCGATGCCAGCCATGAATTGCGCACCCCGGTCACGGCCATCGGAGGACACGCCGGGTACCTGCTCAGGCGCACCAATCCCACTCCGCAGCAAGCCGAAAGCCTCACCATCATCAAGAACGAATCGGAAAGGCTCTCCCACCTGATCCAGAGCCTGCTGGAACTGGCCCGTGCAGACGCTGGATCTGTGGCCATGAACCTGCAACCCATGCTGGCCCTGGCCTTCATGGAGGACCTGCGGCGTGAACTGAAACCCATTCTGGGACAGGCTGAACTGGAGGTCGGTGGTCAGGAGTTCGCCTTCATGGCGGATCCGGCCCGCATGAAGCAGGTGATGATCAACCTGGTGAGCAACGCCCTGAAAGCTGGCTCCAGCAAGGTCACCCTGGAGGCCCACCTGGAAGGCAAACAGGTGCATTTCGTGATCAGGGACAACGGTCCGGGGATTGCCCAGGAGCACCTCTCGAAGCTCTTTGACCGGTTCTACAGGGTGCAGGAATCCCGAAGCCGCGATGAAGGCGGCAGCGGTCTGGGCCTTTCCATCGTGAAGACCATCATCGATGCCCACCAGGGCCGGGTGTGGTTCGAATCTAAAGTCGGGGAAGGCACCCGGGTGCATGTGCTCTTGCCCTACAAAGAAGTGGTGGTGGAGGAGTGA
- a CDS encoding sensor histidine kinase, whose amino-acid sequence MNLQTRLSVWVGGVLFLALTTLSVLSGVVLYQVRLSDMNQELRDQSRLVMNSARLYQGKNLPNVVLQTLASGSEFVDARIEQQGKVIWESDFRNMPETVQEGFSNLSGWHVYRISSSEFEVEVGRPLTSLQETLRSYAVVSIPLTLLMSLLGALGSGWVLGRNLQPLSNLTARVQTLDRPEPIPEIHRPDEVGMLARALAESLETLQRTRKAELEFLRVASHELRTPLTALKAELEYTLSKPRDLQVYETALRTLHRNTEHLERLAINLLTLTRLQGSPLDLQPVDLWEITGAVIDRMVPLALKKNLSLDFDGLPTTVKGDPITLSRLIENLIFNAIRYTRDGEIRVMLGEHMLTVQDQGQGFPQELLEDHEAQKPDLEGFGIGMKVVRSICALHHAHLQLENTIRGARVTVTFP is encoded by the coding sequence TTGAACCTGCAAACCCGCCTCTCGGTGTGGGTGGGTGGGGTGCTGTTTCTGGCCCTCACCACCCTCAGCGTGCTGTCCGGGGTGGTGCTCTACCAGGTGCGCCTCTCGGACATGAACCAGGAACTGAGAGACCAGTCCCGACTGGTGATGAACTCTGCCCGCCTGTACCAGGGCAAAAACCTGCCCAATGTGGTCTTGCAAACCCTGGCTTCCGGTTCAGAGTTTGTGGATGCACGCATCGAGCAGCAAGGCAAAGTGATCTGGGAGAGCGATTTTCGCAACATGCCAGAGACAGTGCAGGAAGGGTTCAGCAACCTCTCGGGCTGGCACGTGTACCGCATCAGCAGCTCAGAATTTGAGGTGGAGGTGGGCCGCCCCCTCACTTCCCTGCAAGAAACCCTGCGCTCTTACGCAGTGGTGAGCATCCCGCTTACCCTGTTGATGTCACTGCTGGGTGCGCTGGGTTCAGGCTGGGTGCTGGGACGCAACCTCCAACCCCTCAGCAACCTGACCGCACGGGTGCAAACCCTGGACCGCCCCGAACCCATCCCGGAAATCCACCGCCCGGATGAGGTGGGCATGCTGGCCCGTGCCCTGGCCGAAAGCCTGGAGACCTTGCAGCGCACCCGCAAAGCCGAGCTGGAATTCCTGCGGGTGGCCAGCCACGAACTCCGCACCCCCCTCACCGCACTGAAAGCCGAGCTGGAATACACCCTCTCCAAACCCCGTGACCTGCAGGTCTACGAAACGGCCCTGCGCACCCTGCACCGCAACACCGAGCACCTGGAGCGGCTGGCCATCAATCTGCTGACCCTCACCCGCCTGCAGGGCAGCCCTCTGGACTTGCAACCCGTGGATCTGTGGGAGATCACCGGAGCCGTGATCGACCGCATGGTGCCTCTGGCCCTCAAAAAGAACCTCTCACTGGATTTTGATGGCCTCCCCACCACCGTGAAGGGAGATCCCATCACGCTCAGCCGTTTGATTGAGAACCTGATTTTCAACGCCATCCGCTACACCCGCGATGGAGAAATCCGGGTGATGCTGGGAGAACACATGCTGACCGTGCAGGACCAGGGCCAGGGCTTTCCCCAGGAACTGCTGGAAGACCATGAAGCCCAGAAACCCGATCTGGAAGGATTCGGGATTGGCATGAAGGTGGTGCGCAGCATCTGTGCCCTGCACCACGCCCACCTGCAGCTGGAAAACACCATCAGGGGGGCCAGAGTGACCGTCACTTTCCCCTGA
- the lepB gene encoding signal peptidase I has product MMKTLIKLWDWIKEFVIVIALTTFVVSFPAVSGNSMQPTLRNGERMLIPKYETFLHRMGIGQFQRGDILVFKPPADHQSSWHAFPSSTVTFWHYIPYYVKRVVAIGGDTVRIDRGQVYVNGKRADFHVQEDFWKQQGCWENQPESIAANYIQADQEKNRISKAFTVPAGEYFVMGDNRSPGGSEDSRFFGPVSLDRVAGRVSFMLFPLWRKKQVSQACLNPQYSGSTELNLRKP; this is encoded by the coding sequence ATGATGAAAACCCTGATCAAACTCTGGGACTGGATCAAAGAATTTGTGATCGTGATTGCTTTGACCACTTTTGTGGTCTCCTTTCCGGCGGTCAGTGGCAACAGCATGCAGCCCACCCTGCGCAACGGAGAACGCATGCTGATTCCAAAATACGAAACGTTTCTGCACCGCATGGGCATCGGGCAGTTTCAGCGCGGAGACATCCTGGTGTTCAAGCCGCCTGCAGACCACCAGAGCTCCTGGCATGCCTTTCCCAGCAGCACCGTGACCTTCTGGCATTACATCCCCTATTACGTCAAACGGGTGGTGGCCATTGGAGGAGACACCGTGCGGATTGACCGTGGACAGGTGTATGTCAATGGAAAAAGAGCAGATTTCCATGTTCAGGAGGACTTCTGGAAACAGCAGGGTTGCTGGGAGAACCAGCCCGAATCCATTGCTGCCAATTACATTCAGGCCGATCAGGAGAAAAACCGGATCAGCAAGGCCTTCACGGTTCCTGCTGGAGAATATTTTGTGATGGGAGACAACCGTTCTCCTGGGGGCAGTGAAGACTCCCGTTTCTTTGGTCCGGTTTCACTGGACAGGGTGGCTGGACGGGTCAGTTTCATGCTGTTTCCCCTCTGGCGCAAGAAACAGGTGAGCCAGGCCTGCCTGAATCCCCAGTACAGCGGCTCCACCGAACTGAACCTCAGAAAACCCTGA